The following coding sequences are from one Nicotiana tomentosiformis chromosome 3, ASM39032v3, whole genome shotgun sequence window:
- the LOC138907807 gene encoding uncharacterized protein has translation MKGIMRFVKKSKLSPRFIGPFEVLRRVRKVAYELALPPSLSGVHPIFHVSMLRRYHADKSHVLDYSTVQLDDILGYEEEPVAIIDRQVSQLRSKKISAVKVQWRGQPVEEVTWETEEDMGSRYPHLFSTPGMILDPFEDERLFKRWRM, from the coding sequence atgaagggtatcatgaggttcgtgaagaagagcaagctgagcccaaggtttattggcccatttgaggtgttgaggagAGTTaggaaggttgcttatgagcttgctctgcctcccagcctatcgggagttcatccgatcttccatgtgtctatgctccggaggtaccatGCCGATAagtcgcatgtgttagattacagTACGGTTCAGCTGGATGACatcttgggttatgaggaggagccagtagctattATTGACAGGCAGGTtagccagttgaggtccaagaagatttctgcggtaaaggtccagtggaggggtcaaccagtcgaggaagtgacttgggagactgaggagGACATGGGGAGCAGATATccgcacttattcagcactccgggtatgattctagacccgttcgaggatgaacgtttgtttaagaggtggagaatgtag
- the LOC104111916 gene encoding small ribosomal subunit protein uS7: MEAAAVVVESQNQQEKAHTDVMLFNRWSYDDVQISDISVEDYITATAAKHPTYTPHTAGRYQAKRFRKAQCPIVERLTNSLMMHGRNNGKKLMAVRIVKHAMEIIHLLTDLNPIQVIVDAVINSGPREDATRIGSAGVVRRQAVDISPLRRVNQAIYLLTTGARESAFRNIKTIAECLADELINAAKGSSNSYAIKKKDEIERVAKANR, encoded by the exons ATGGAAGCAGCTGCAGTCGTAGTAGAAAGCCAAAATCAGCAAGAAAAGGCTCACACTGATGTTATGCTATTCAATCGTTGGTCCTACGACGACGTTCAG ATAAGTGATATTTCTGTTGAGGATTACATAACTGCTACTGCTGCCAAGCATCCTACATATACGCCGCATACGGCTGGGAGGTACCAAGCCAAGCGGTTTAGAAAGGCTCAATGCCCAATTGTAGAGAGGTTGACCAACTCACTGATGATGCACGGAAGAAACAACGGGAAGAAGTTGATGGCTGTTCGTATTGTCAAGCATGCTATGGAAATTATCCATCTGTTGACTGACCTTAACCCAATCCAAGTGATTGTTGATGCTGTTATCAACAG TGGACCAAGAGAAGATGCAACTCGTATTGGTTCTGCTGGAGTTGTGAGGCGTCAGGCTGTTGATATTTCTCCACTCCGTCGTGTTAACCAGGCAATATATCTCCTCACAACTGGTGCACGTGAGAGTGCTTTCAGAAACATCAAGACCATTGCAGAATGCCTTGCAGATGAACTCATCAATGCTGCCAAGGGATCTTCCAACAG CTATGCTATCAAGAAGAAGGATGAGATTGAGAGGGTTGCGAAGGCCAATCGTTAA
- the LOC104111915 gene encoding uncharacterized protein, with translation MVMLMSNSSSFSLLPLNPNLSPIFSPAKFNLSTDFQFRIISGRGIRHVVVRNSNQTAEVTSSPSSDSVTDLESASSVVRKFYGGINSRDLDSVEQLIAENCVYEDLVFPQPFVGRKAILNFFKKFTDSVGSDLQFVIDDISQEDSSAVGVTWHLEWRGRPFPFSKGCSFYRLEVVNGQRQILYGRDSVEPAVKPGETALVAIRGVAWLLQQFPQLADRF, from the exons ATGGTGATGCTGATGAGCAACTCCTCATCCTTCTCTCTCCTTCCTCTCAACCCAAACCTCTCCCCCATTTTCTCTCCGGCCAAATTCAACCTCTCTACTGATTTTCAATTTAGGATCATTTCTGGCCGGGGGATAAGACACGTAGTTGTACGAAACAGCAATCAGACGGCGGAGGTTACTTCATCTCCTTCTTCTGATTCTGTGACTGATTTGGAGTCGGCTTCGAGTGTAGTGAGGAAGTTCTATGGCGGAATAAATAGCCGCGATTTGGACTCAGTTGAGCAGCTTATTGCTGAGAATTGTGTGTATGAGGACCTTGTATTTCCTCAACCTTTTGTTGGCCGTAAG GCGATTCTAAACTTTTTCAAGAAGTTCACCGACTCGGTTGGATCTGATCTCCAATTTGTTATTGATGACATATCCCAGGAGGATTCTTCAGCTGTTGGCGTCACTTGGCACTTAG AATGGAGGGGAAGACCGTTTCCTTTTAGCAAAGGATGCAGCTTTTATCGATTGGAAGTGGTAAATGGCCAGAGACAAATACT TTATGGCAGAGACAGTGTGGAACCTGCAGTCAAGCCTGGGGAGACAGCATTG GTTGCCATCAGAGGCGTAGCATGGCTGCTGCAGCAATTTCCACAATTGGCAGATCGGTTCTGA